In the Uranotaenia lowii strain MFRU-FL chromosome 1, ASM2978415v1, whole genome shotgun sequence genome, taaaatgtctaaaaaagtagcatagaacatttttgtgcgttccaagtaccTTTAGAAATCCAGGATTCAATTTGGACCATCGTGCTTCGATACGAActtcttaataattttttggttccatgaagagcttcttacgaacttttaggttccatgcagaacttgttacgaacgttttggttccatgaggaacttctaaagaacttcaatgcaaacgtataaattatttacaaaaaataaaagaatggtTTGTTTTACTGTCTCCGTCGGCgattgaacaaaaatgatgtttggaAAAGAATCCAAAATAAGTTTCTTCACCAGCTTTCCACAAATTCTATAGTTTTTGAACAATTATAATCCATAGTTTAGTTTTTgagccaaacaaacaaaaaaatcaaattttgttttaaaattttgctttcaaattgttttcaatgaTAGTATATATTCACACCGAATCATATTTTCTCATTTACATTGCTATGCTTCctcattttaattaattttcttcatggaggtttgtcaaagttttccatttgattttttcacatggcttggattgtttttcaaaatcgttcTCAACTAGTAACAGTTCAATCAATCATGTTTATCTAGATATTTCACTAAAACAAGGCTTTTTTTCTCTGTCAATggtgaatatgacaaaaatgggtGAAGGGAGGAAcataaaacagtaaaaataatttagaatatGTGTATTCATCAGCAATATTCATcacttataaatttaaattatattcacAATTTTACTACATTCCAAAGATTTCACGTTTTCCACAACGATTCCGACTCTTCTTATTTTCCTACTCGATGAAAGCAACTCTCACATCAACCGCAACGAAACATACAGCAACTAAAATATTAAATACTCATCGATGGACACTGTGGAAATGTGGGctgattaaattaatatttttcccAATATTTGATGCGAAAATTTTCTGCCGTGAAAAGCGTACAattctgtttttgattttctccTTGGACGAAAAGCTGACACAGTAGAAACAGAGAGGCTCCCCCAGAACCTAGAGTAAGGTCGTCACTAATTGGCACCGAAGGTAGTTCCTTGCTACCAGAAGCACTTAAATCATCAATCTCTTCGTGCATTTGTGTTTCCGCTAAGAGCAACCGAAAATAATGCGTCCTTAAATCTTTGTTCCtgatacattttgaagaatTGCGATAGATTTCTCCCATCAAGaatctaaaatttacaaaattatcgTTAGTGAAggaatacaaaataaaacttcttcaaaaaatcttacttttttaCTAGCTCAATTTGGCCTTCATTTTCTCTTGTTGAAGATTCCGCAGCACTTCATTGTCGGATGTTTATCAAAAGAACTCGTTGATTCACcacttggagtttttttttctcaattagaatttaaaagaaaaagtaagGCACACACAtcacaaaaaacaaaactaaactttgaaaaacttaccTTTGTTTTCGAatggtgcgagtctggtttggaagaaattgatTGATCATTAATgaatacaaatgtttacattttttatatttagccTACTTTGGAAGGTGATGAATCAACTttaaattgatgtttaaaatcaCTTCAATATAAGCATTGCCcatggtacagaggtagcgtgttcagttctcaccacgaaggtccaGGTTCAAATCTACAAGCATACACATTGTTAAAGttagtatgaaattcatttaaaaaggaGATATGTAATAGTCCTACACAGATTTGAGAACATGGTAGATTCCAAATGAAGTAAAAATACATGAatgccttttttttcctttctgttTTATTGATGGTTTCCTGCAAAgcctgaatagccttctactcagctttgattATAGAACATAAAAGTgtggataagaacttaaattttcagctgaataaaATGCTATACAGCGCTCGAGcaaggctgagtaagcttttacgagactgttttatggaacttttggttacttgggattctctcataaacattaaaatatagaaatgatttcttttaagctctaaatatttcttgtcagtacatcacttaaaaatatcaaatatccgaaatatttggattttgataagtgttgttttaaaacacttgCTCCGGTTCACCATTCATAAATGTGCGTTgcgtatttttaataaaaaatagttcCCTCTTGCTACAAacggaaaagatcgattaatcggagatcgatcttcaagctccgattttttagatgaatcgatcccagaaccgttcatctggatcgatcttggagatcgatctttttccgaggatcgaacaatcctagtcAAGACCCATGGCTTagaaattgaagttttgttaCTAAGCAAATTATATGCAAGCTCAGTATCAAACGCCTGCGAGAAAGCTTCTAATGATAGTGCTGACATTGAATAAATCAAGTGTTCTTAAATaaggaattttgaatctgtttttttttcttttgttcaaCGTATTCAAAACGCtgcataaaaaagacaaaaattgaagCAATAGAGTAAATTGGGGCAAGTGTACGCAGGCGGAAAGAGTACGCACTAGGCTTTTACAGTAAACGACAACActgaaactagcaacactgtacCGGTTTGACAGGTCATCAAGTCAACTGATCATACGTGTTTCTGTTTGTAGTTTGGTTCGCGCACGTCGGAGAAATGAggttagttttagtttttccaattttagtgtaattttatgCATATTTGGAAACATTATTACGCTGCGTGGAAATTCGCTAATCAAATCTGCATTCGTGATAAAGATCACATAATGAATATAGATTTAATCTGTGGAACACTCATGCCAGGATAAAATCGGTATATTTAGCACTTTTAGCTTTTTTCACAGAGTACGCAGATttggtggggcaagagtacgcgttGGTTTCCTTCGTCTTTTTGATAGCATTTGGAAAGCTAACCCAAAGAATAATCATGTTTCCAATAATCAGGACGTACAAAAGGAAAACCAGCCGCAAGATTTCCTCTCCGGAGATGCTGGAAAACGCCAGGCAGCGGTTGAAGGACGGAGAATCGAAGCGCCGGATTGCTGAAAGCCTATTGCCGAAACAGCAGGTCGAACCGAAGCGTTATGAAGCTCCCGATCCACTGCCTTCAATTTCAGGGCGAGTGGAATCCATTGATTATGAAGAACCACTGAATCTTTCGAAACGATCATATGTGACTCCTGCAGAGATTCGACCACTTCCGAAGCGTAAGGACCCTCAACAAAGACGGAAGAAAGGCCAAAAGTCTGAAATAATCACGAGCACTCCCGCCAAGAAAAAATTGGAATCCAATCTTCAACAGAAAAAGGCAAAACCGCCGGCGCAACGCAAACTTGCAACTGAGACAGACACTGCAAAAGGAACCAACACGACAATGAAGGAAAAGTCTCCTAGAGGCTCTGAGGCTCCAAAAGGAGCAAAGAGACCACGAAAGGCAAAGCCTGCTTAAAGCTCTTTTacttctgtttgtttttttttcttcgatttgatTTTATAAGAGGATCCTtatgattttcagtttttaatgaattcgctgttttattttaactattgtttgtgaaataaaggttttgttttgttcaataAACGATTATAATGATTCAAGACCTCACTTACACCGGACCAGAATGGAATACAATGAGCTTATTttatgcgtactcttgccccacctcatgcgtactcttgccccgcccgtggggtaagagtacgctttggtagtttttgaaaaatgtgattttttatcaatgtttacaaacgttatcaaaactttttgcgTCTTACAATCAAGGTAAAGAGCCTtactttaatttggtttaattactatgatcgatacttttttctttaaagagaTACAATAAGTACACAACTaagtgcgtactcttgccccattTTACTCTACTTTTTTATACAACAcagtttttcattcaaatttcaataaaaaaatctactaaatcaacAACTGATCCCTTTCATCCATACGCTTAACTCTAAACAAAAGATGACGCACATAAAATGTGCGTAAATATATATCAAGTAGGTACATTTATTGTCTAATATGCCATTCTCGTTTGGTGAATTATTTAGAGTCAGTACAATGGTCGTGCTAAAAACGacgttttttaaacattgatacCATAAGTCAAACTTGTGAcagcaaagtgttttttttattttacacataaTAACTATGATCAATATGTTTTGATAGGCACAGAAGAACGCTAAATGCTCTCTTGCATGCAAACTATCCTTAGCAAAGAAACGCATAGTATTAAACGCCTATGAATAGGCAACGATTTCttcaacattaaaatcaaacgcTTGCAAGCTAACTAGTACCTATCAGTGCCGAAATTTTGAGCTTTCTCACCGCTGCATTTGATAGAAACGCTTGACTCAGTGCAAAAGAAGAGAAAAATCTCTCTGAAAGTTCTGCCTCATGCGTCTCTTCTGAATCAGTATcaattcggtatcgatttttgtaaAGGGCGATAGTGCTAATATCGCTGTTCGAGAAAATTGCGTTTAAAATTATACAGCTCCATAAGTTTCCAAGGAAAATCTTAATTATGAACTCAGCTGATTACtcgatttatttacatttgactCATaagctcttttgaaaaattgataccaaaatttatcattccCTCTAAGTCAATTCTTTTTCTTTCCAGCAATCACTAGCGTAAAACGACGTTTCAAGGTGGGATTATTGATAATTCTAGATATTAGATGATTATCAACTCaacaaacggcccttttcagggccaaaataactttgaaagaGTCTTGTCTTTTCAATGCAAGTTGGTCGCTTGGGTGGTGGGTGGTATGGCGTTGGTAGGTGTTGTGGGTGGTAGGTGTCGTGGGTGGTAGGTGTCGTGGGTGGTAGGTGTCGTGGGTGGTAGGGGtcgtgggtggtaggtggcgAGGGTGGTAGGTGTCGTGGGTGGTAGTTGGCGAGGGTGGTAGGTGGCGAGGGTGGTAGGTGtcgtgggtggtaggtggcgAGGGTGGTAGGTGGCGAGGGTGGTAGGTGGCGAGGGTGGTAAGTGTCGTGGGTGGTAGGTGtcgtgggtggtaggtggcgAGGGTGGTAGGTGGTGTGTGGCGTAGGTGTTGTGTGGGTGGCAGGTGATGTGTAGCGTGGGTGGTGGGTGGTATGGCGTTGGTAGGTGTTGTGGGTGGTAGGTGTCGTGGGTGGTAGGTGTCGTGGGTGGTAGGTGTCGTGGGTGGTAGGTGTCGTGGGTGGTAGGTGTCGTGGGTGGTAGGGGtcgtgggtggtaggtggcgAGGGTGGTAGGTGGCGAGGGTGGTAGGTGtcgtgggtggtaggtggcgAGGGTGGTAGGTGGCGAGGGTGGTAGGTGGCGAGGGTGGTAGGTGTCGTGGGTGGTAGGTGtcgtgggtggtaggtggcgAGGGTGGTAGGTGGTGTGTGGCGTAGGTGTTGTGTGGGTGGCAGGTGATGTGTAGCGTGGGTGGTGGGTGGTAGGTGGCGGGGAAGGCGAGTGGCGTGGGTGGAAGATAGAGATGGTGGGTGGCAGGTGGTGTGTGGCGTGGGTGTACGTAGTGTGTGGCATGTGGCGTGGATGGTGGGTGGTAGGAGGTGGGTGGTAGGAGATGTGTGGTAGGAGATGTGTGGCGTGGGTGGTGTTGGTGGCGTGAGTTTGTGAGGCTGCTGTGTGTTATGTGGATTGGTTTGTTGCCAGTAGCAACAATTGGCAACTTGCCACTGTTTGAACAGCAAAACGATATCTGTATAGGATTACCGCTGGTGGGGTCCGTACGCAGATCGAAATGCTCAACAGGCAAACCGAGAATGAAACCGGTCGGCCGGAGGCCCCTTACTTTTATACCTTTCGAaggaagggaaaaataaaacataccaAGGGGCGGGGTGTccgtgtttttttgtcattttcgaccaGCCAATCAACGATGAGCAGGCTTGAAATGTCTTTTACGAAAGATGTCCTTGAGttggaaagttttcgtgacgcgagatccgatcgcaactttcaatttgcccccctatagtgttgccgtaagacgtaattctacgtcaaaaccAATCTTTTACTACACTTCATATGCATCCGATCCGTAATCggagataaaattttaattacatttgtgtAACGTGATATTATAATTATgtgcttaaaaatttaatgttcagaATTCAGACACATTCCATTCAGAAGACATTCCGTTACTTAAACAAAAAAGAAGATTAATATTAAACGGGAGTTGACATATTAAAGACCGCAAAGATATATTAATATTGACAGGAAGGAGTATTAGAGGCACCGAAATATATTCACTGAGCAGCTGAGCCGAAAAATTTCCGATTTCTTGAAAgaattcccgactttttcccgATGGATTTTAGATGCagactttttcccgcatttcccaGCTCTTCCGAATGAGTGACCACTCTGCATGTCGCATGCCACATCACGTGACATGTCTTATATttcattagactggcccataacaaaaaaaatctttatattccaaggggcaccccctaggttggcgcctttaggtgaaaaaatgactttctgaaagtttcaggtcatttggcagaagcacgagctggcgcaaatgacttgaaatttgtatgaagattttcggcaaaatgtatgaaaaatcgacattgtTGCACtctttgtgttttgaaatatgtttccagtgtgCAAggaagctcagaatttcaggaattgtagttcaagcactgacaaacaagtttgtagaagattgtgacgcgataggAGTTGACTGacatgagttatccgcaattgaatgtgtgattttttgtcgcattttttgatatatcgtgagcggtgtatgggctaataaaCGCACTCACTTGATCGCAGCGTCACACAATGCAGCagttcaaagtttttcaacctttctttcaactgtttgcaaagatatttgttataaaataagctacaactttgccgagggcacaaactttctatctgttattctcattgtgtgacaatacGATCAAGTTACTACTTataatccacctatacaccgttcacgcTATGTatatgaaatgcgaaaaaatcacacattcaattgcggataactcatcacagtcaactcgtatcgcgtcacaatcttctacaaacttttttgtcattgtttgaactaaaactcctgaaattctgagtttTCTAGCACACtagaaacatattttgaaacacaaagagtgaaagtatgtcgatttttcatacattttgtcgaaaatctccatacaaatttcaagtcctttgcgccagctcgtgcttctgccaaatgacctgaaactttcagaaagtcatttttccaCCTAAATGCAcaaatctagggggtgccgcgttgaaaaaaatgttgtaaaaatcatcccatacaaatttgggccagtctaatattTCATGTTGAAATTGACTAATATGCTCGTTTATCGTCCAGTTTAAATAGAATACAAATTCCATAGATGCAATACACTTACACGAGAGAAATACTACGCTAACTGTGATGTCGTAGATTAATTACAACCTCCTCAACTTTTGTTTGTGTCTTGCGTCTTTTGACAGatcaatattaatttaaaagacATGACAAATTATCGAGAGACATTTCCAGAATCATGTCAATTAACCACAAAAACAGGCTCACCGAAAACAGGTTCCTAGAAATGGGAACAGATTAACAATATGTATTGTTGTCACCCAATAGTTGTGTGATTTCCACTGATGTCtccaaaataaatcataataCTCCTACGGGTCGTCTtcaccagaattttttttagtgaaCAACCGACGTCCTGCCCAGTTGATTCAGCGTAACATTTCCAGAAAACGACAGCTCAAGGCCTCGAGGCTAAATCCGTACACGAAATTATGGTGCGCGTCTGGTTCCCCTCTCTAGGAAAAAGTGTAATACCATTTGGATCGAGCTGGCTGCTGCACTCGAGAGTGCATTGGAATGCCCTTCTTTGGGCATCCCACTCAAACTCAACCgaagcagcaacaacaacagcaactcTACATCCGAGAAGATGTTATGGTGCACACCGACAAAAAGAACAGCAGAAGCCGAAGTTACAAGATGCAGCCAATAAACGGGACCAGACGTGGGAAGGCGTCGTTCTTATGTCGTATATGAAACAACAGCTAAACCAGACTGGACGTTCTGAAGTGATGGGACAAGGAGAGCGGGAGTGGATGCGAATCGGTGAGGCGACACAAAAGAAGGGAGTCAAACAAGTCAAAAAGTTGCGGGGTGACTAAAAATAATTCCGAACGGCAGCAGCGCGATTGTCAACCGAGTCATGAGCAATTATGGTCGCATAGTCGCATCTTAGGATGATTCCGGGAACTTTCTGAACAGATAGCGATGACGTCGAATTGTTTCACTGACAGGCAGCGGAAAGAGCAATTTCCATCAACTATAAAAATTGACCTCTCAATGAGCCATAGGTCCGCTGCTGGAAAGTATTCCGGGCTGTCAAATGAATCGTGATAACATACAATGCATAATTTAAAGGCGAAGCAGAAACGGCGAGATCTTTTCGAAAGGGCAAACGTCATCGACGGGTGATCCCTGAAAttgacatttttcaatattttcacagTCACTTTTTTACGTTAACGATTTCTTTAGAATTAATGATCCAAAACCTTGGAATAAAAAATGAGGATGGCGAAACGTAACAccttttgtctgtttttttatGTCGTCATATCACAATTCGCATCAGTAATACGAAAAATGAAGCAGTGTCATTTCGACGTTTGGCCTAATTAGATTACCaactaacaaaatcaaaattaagcGCCAAATTTAAACGGTTAACGAAAAGTTAGAGGACTAAATTGCGATGAGCATAGAAGCGcctttgtgccgaacactggtaTTAGCTAAGAGGTAACGCCAAGTTAGCGTGAAAAGCTGAAACAGTTGATGTATCAAATTGACAGCTcgaaagttttcattcaattcaGGATCATAACTTTAGATCTATTCAGGAATAGTTCTCAAGTTGTTTATTCATGACGGGAATCTCATTTTCTCACTTAGAAAGTCggtttcaaaaagaaaatagtCACATCAACTACACTAGAACAAAATCCTAACAAAAGTGTGATTGACGATCCCGAAAAATCTTGCTCAGAGTTTCGTTCCTTGCTCTCGAGGATAAGCTGGAGCTCTTTGTGTTGTACTGTACCGTATACCGTCATCACGTCATTCaagaataaaagtttttttttgttcttgttgCTGGTGTTGTATTCTAAAGTTCATTGcgcattgtt is a window encoding:
- the LOC129738085 gene encoding uncharacterized protein LOC129738085; protein product: MPHTTYTHATHHLPPTISIFHPRHSPSPPPTTHHPRYTSPATHTTPTPHTTYHPRHLPPTTPTTHDTYHPRHLPPSPPTTLATYHPRHLPPSPPTTLATYHPRPLPPTTPTTHDTYHPRHLPPTTPTTHDTYHPQHLPTPYHPPPTLHITCHPHNTYATHHLPPSPPTTHDTYHPRHLPPSPPTTLATYHPRHLPPTTPTTLATYHPRQLPPTTPTTLATYHPRPLPPTTPTTHDTYHPRHLPPTTPTNAIPPTTQATNLH